In Anaeromicrobium sediminis, the DNA window CCCTTCTACCTGATCATTTAAAAGAGCTTCTTCCTCTTTTGTAATATTATCAGTAAATATAGGTTCACAAAAAGTTAGATTCACCTTTGCTGGAGTAATTTTTTTACCATCATTAGCTTCAAAAACTTTATAAGTTCCATTTATACATACGGGAACTATAGGTACTTTAGCCTTTGTAGCAAGTTTTAAACTTCCCTTTTTAAAATCCTTCATTTCAGAAGATTTACTTCTAGTACCTTCTGGAAATATTATTAGAGAATGGCCTTCTTTTAAAAGAGCAATCCCATCTTTAATAGCTTGAAGAGATTGTCTTTTATTACCCCTATCTATAAATATACATCTTGTAAGTTCCATCCATTTTCCAAATACGGGAATTTTGCCTAATTCTTTTTTTGCAATAAAACTAGTAGGTTTAGTAATAACAGAAAATAATACGGGAATATCAAAATAACCTTGGTGGTTAGACACAAATACAACAGGGCCATCTGGTATATTTTCTAATCCTGTAGTTTCAATTTCAACACCACTAGATTGTATAATTTGCTTTGCCCAATTATTAGTAG includes these proteins:
- a CDS encoding lysophospholipid acyltransferase family protein; its protein translation is MFRTFYVASKFIFDLALLTPTKMKLEKLQKKGEVEASADLISKTTNNWAKQIIQSSGVEIETTGLENIPDGPVVFVSNHQGYFDIPVLFSVITKPTSFIAKKELGKIPVFGKWMELTRCIFIDRGNKRQSLQAIKDGIALLKEGHSLIIFPEGTRSKSSEMKDFKKGSLKLATKAKVPIVPVCINGTYKVFEANDGKKITPAKVNLTFCEPIFTDNITKEEEALLNDQVEGAVRKNLLSN